One Streptomyces fagopyri DNA window includes the following coding sequences:
- a CDS encoding RNA ligase family protein, with product MGSERPDPPGRGERVHYPRTPHLPWSPGATPDDVRVTDLAGLRDLEVVVTEKLDGENTTLYADGLHARSLDSAHHPSRAWVKALQGRIGAALPPGWRVCGENLYARHSIAYTELDSWFYGFSVWDGERCLGWDRTVRFLRRLGVPVPRVLWRGVLDERAVRSLRALRLDPARQEGYVVRTVEGFGQEEFGRRVAKWVRPGHVRTGTHWMHAEVVANGRGTAAALWDVRSGANPDARALMAATGPGPGTGSASGRGPGKDSGPGTGSASDTGSGTAEEASVDEAVVAEVSARLDVLGRTGDARLTGVLAALLHGRRRAGLAPRLAGALGMPSARRVADLVGLQSLLRRPHPDEERRTGLGRMALAADLGVLHAVAAAVAVTEGPAAREQVDWSALHAEEAGLLGEEPFEPLRASLRRALGGLGDTDAADRCWAQARASYAGGQLATAEAASAATWRLRDGAFPRLIHLVGPSGSGKSTFAAGLPGIDSRVSLDDLRAARGSRADQRANADVLREGLGRLDSALAAGPATVVWDATSLGRHQRSLVDAVAHRRDALITQVVVLATEDELTGRNAGRAHPVPPQVLEAQLRRFDPPYPGQAHRTWYVGAGGTVDDADGTLDGGER from the coding sequence ATGGGGTCCGAACGTCCAGATCCGCCCGGCAGGGGTGAACGCGTGCACTATCCGCGCACCCCGCATCTGCCCTGGTCACCGGGGGCGACCCCGGACGACGTACGGGTGACGGACCTGGCGGGCCTGCGCGACCTGGAGGTGGTGGTCACCGAGAAGCTCGACGGGGAGAACACCACGCTGTACGCCGACGGGCTGCACGCGCGGTCCCTCGACTCGGCGCACCATCCGTCGCGGGCGTGGGTGAAGGCTCTGCAGGGACGGATCGGCGCGGCCCTCCCGCCGGGGTGGCGGGTGTGCGGCGAGAACCTGTACGCGCGGCACTCGATCGCGTACACCGAACTCGACAGCTGGTTCTACGGGTTCTCCGTCTGGGACGGCGAGCGGTGCCTGGGCTGGGACCGGACGGTGCGGTTCCTGCGGCGGCTGGGCGTTCCGGTGCCGCGCGTGCTGTGGCGCGGTGTCCTCGACGAACGGGCCGTACGGTCCCTGCGCGCCCTGCGGCTGGATCCCGCCCGGCAGGAGGGGTACGTCGTACGGACCGTCGAGGGCTTCGGACAGGAGGAGTTCGGCCGCCGGGTGGCCAAGTGGGTGCGGCCGGGGCATGTGCGGACCGGCACGCACTGGATGCACGCCGAGGTGGTGGCCAACGGGCGGGGCACGGCCGCCGCGCTGTGGGACGTGCGGTCGGGCGCGAACCCCGACGCGCGGGCACTCATGGCGGCGACGGGTCCGGGTCCGGGGACCGGTTCGGCTTCGGGGAGGGGTCCGGGGAAGGATTCCGGTCCGGGGACCGGTTCGGCTTCCGACACGGGTTCGGGGACCGCCGAGGAGGCGTCCGTGGACGAGGCCGTCGTCGCGGAGGTGTCCGCCAGGCTCGATGTGCTGGGGCGGACCGGGGACGCCCGGCTGACCGGGGTGCTCGCCGCCCTGCTGCACGGGCGGCGTCGCGCGGGGCTCGCTCCGCGGCTGGCCGGAGCGCTCGGCATGCCGTCGGCACGGCGGGTCGCGGACCTGGTCGGGCTCCAGTCCCTGCTGCGCCGTCCCCACCCCGACGAGGAACGGCGCACCGGACTGGGGCGCATGGCCCTCGCGGCCGACCTCGGCGTGCTGCACGCGGTCGCCGCGGCCGTCGCCGTCACCGAGGGTCCCGCGGCGCGCGAACAGGTCGACTGGTCCGCCCTGCACGCGGAGGAGGCGGGGCTGCTCGGGGAGGAACCGTTCGAGCCTCTGCGCGCGAGCCTGCGCCGTGCCCTCGGCGGCCTCGGTGACACCGACGCGGCCGACCGCTGCTGGGCGCAGGCACGGGCGTCGTACGCCGGTGGTCAGCTGGCCACCGCCGAGGCGGCCTCGGCGGCGACCTGGCGGCTGCGCGACGGGGCGTTCCCCCGGCTGATCCATCTGGTGGGACCGTCGGGCAGCGGCAAGAGCACGTTCGCGGCCGGGCTTCCCGGGATCGACAGCCGGGTATCCCTCGACGACCTGCGCGCGGCGCGCGGCTCACGTGCCGACCAGCGGGCCAACGCGGACGTGCTGCGCGAGGGCCTCGGACGGCTGGACTCCGCGCTCGCGGCCGGTCCCGCGACCGTGGTGTGGGACGCCACGTCGCTCGGCCGCCACCAGCGTTCCCTGGTGGACGCCGTGGCGCACCGCCGTGACGCGCTGATCACCCAGGTCGTCGTGCTGGCCACGGAGGACGAGCTGACCGGGCGCAACGCCGGACGGGCGCACCCCGTGCCGCCCCAGGTGCTGGAGGCACAGCTGCGCCGGTTCGACCCGCCCTATCCGGGCCAGGCCCACCGGACGTGGTACGTCGGCGCGGGCGGAACCGTGGACGACGCCGACGGCACCCTGGACGGGGGCGAGCGGTGA
- a CDS encoding SseB family protein, with protein MDTPSNDLHRPTPATPAQRALDTLAENTRDAVALDTLAGSEVLVPVPDDANEQDATDPAAVALPVLDQPGGEQVVPVFTSELEMAGLLPFVSRYRMVPLGALASQWPSGDLALTIDASSPHGLTLTSEGVRTLLARPGA; from the coding sequence ATGGACACACCCTCGAACGACCTCCACCGGCCCACGCCCGCGACCCCGGCCCAGCGGGCCCTGGACACCCTCGCGGAGAACACCCGCGACGCGGTGGCACTGGACACGCTGGCCGGCAGCGAGGTGCTGGTTCCCGTGCCGGACGACGCGAACGAGCAGGACGCCACCGATCCCGCGGCCGTGGCACTGCCGGTCCTCGACCAGCCGGGCGGGGAGCAGGTGGTGCCGGTGTTCACCTCGGAGCTGGAGATGGCCGGACTGCTGCCCTTCGTCTCCCGCTACCGGATGGTTCCGCTGGGCGCGCTCGCCTCGCAGTGGCCCTCCGGCGACCTGGCGCTCACCATCGACGCGAGTTCGCCGCACGGTCTGACCCTCACCTCCGAGGGTGTCCGCACCCTCCTGGCCCGCCCCGGGGCCTGA
- a CDS encoding GtrA family protein — MGGQFLRFAVVGVVNTAVYYGFYLTLLTALPYLVAHVVAFAGATVVSFFLNARFTYRTRPTLRKFVRFPLATVTNLVVSTLALHFLVEVGHCGSRTAALLASAVAVPFTFLASRAIMIPSS, encoded by the coding sequence ATGGGCGGCCAGTTCCTCCGGTTCGCCGTGGTCGGCGTCGTCAACACCGCGGTGTACTACGGCTTCTACCTCACGCTCCTGACGGCCCTTCCCTACCTGGTCGCCCATGTCGTGGCGTTCGCCGGGGCCACGGTCGTCTCGTTCTTCCTCAACGCGCGCTTCACCTACCGGACGCGTCCCACACTGCGGAAGTTCGTGCGCTTCCCGCTGGCCACCGTCACCAACCTCGTCGTGTCCACGCTCGCCCTGCACTTCCTGGTCGAGGTGGGCCACTGCGGGTCCCGGACCGCGGCGCTGCTCGCCTCCGCGGTGGCGGTGCCGTTCACGTTCCTGGCCAGCCGGGCGATCATGATTCCGTCGTCCTGA